In Mus caroli chromosome 19, CAROLI_EIJ_v1.1, whole genome shotgun sequence, a genomic segment contains:
- the Fermt3 gene encoding fermitin family homolog 3 yields MAGMKTASGDYIDSSWELRVFVGEEDPEAQSVTLRVTGESHIGGVLLKIVEEINRKQDWSDHAIWWEQKRQWLLQTHWTLDKYGILADARLIFGPQHRPVILRLPNRRVLRLRASFSKPLFQTVAAICRLLSIRHPEELSLLRAPEKKEKKKKEKEPEEEVHDLTKVVLAGGVAPTLFRGMPAHFSDSAQTEACYHMLSRPQPAPDPLLLQRLPRPSSLPDKTQLHSRWLDSSRCLMQQGIKAGDVLWLRFKYYSFFDLDPKTDPVRLTQLYEQARWDLLTEEIDCTEEEMMVFAALQYHINKLTLSGDVGELASGDLGLDDLDAALNNLEVKLKGSAPSDMLDSLTTIPELKDHLRIFRPRKLTLKGYRQYWVVFKDTTLSYYKSQDEAPGDPTQQLNLKGCEVVPDVNVSGQKFCIKLLVPSPEGMSEIYLRCQDEQQYAQWMAACRLASKGRTMADSSYASEVQAILAFLSLQRAGGSNGGSGNKPQGPEASAEGLNPYGLVAPRFQRKFKAKQLTPRILEAHQNVAQLSLTEAQLRFIQAWQSLPDFGISYVMVRFKGSRKDEILGIANNRLIRIDLAVGDVVKTWRFSNMRQWNVNWDIRQVAIEFDEHINVAFSCVSASCRIVHEYIGGYIFLSTRERARGEELDEDLFLQLTGGHEAF; encoded by the exons ATCGCAAGCAGGACTGGTCTGACCATGCCATTTGGTGGGAGCAGAAGAGACAGTGGCTGCTGCAGACGCACTGGACGCTGGACAAGTACGGGATTCTGGCCGACGCTCGCCTCATATTTGGGCCACAGCACCGACCTGTCATCCTCCGGCTGCCCAACAGACGTGTGCTGCGTCTTCGGGCCAGCTTCTCCAAGCCCCTCTTCCAGACGGTGGCTGCCATCTGCCGCCTCCTCA GTATCAGGCACCCAGAGGAGCTGTCTCTGCTTCGTGCtccagagaagaaggagaagaagaagaaggagaaggagcctgAAGAGGAGGTACATGACCTGACAAAGGTTGTCTTAGCTGGCG GTGTGGCACCCACTTTATTCAGAGGCATGCCAGCACACTTCTCGGACAGCGCCCAGACTGAGGCTTGTTACCACATGCTGAGCCGGCCACAGCCGGCACCTGACCCTCTCCTGCTCCAGCGCCTGCCAAGGCCCAGCTCCCTGCCTGACAAGACCCAGCTCCACAGCAG GTGGCTGGATTCATCACGGTGCCTCATGCAGCAAGGTATCAAGGCTGGGGATGTGCTTTGGCTGCGATTTAAGTACTACAGCTTTTTTGACCTGGATCCCAAG ACAGACCCCGTGCGGCTGACGCAGCTGTATGAGCAGGCCCGCTGGGACTTACTGACAGAGGAGATTGACTGCACTGAAGAAGAGATGATGGTGTTTGCTGCCCTGCAG TACCACATCAACAAACTGACCCTGAGCGGGGATGTGGGTGAGCTGGCCTCTGGGGACCTGGGACTGGATGACCTGGATGCAGCCCTGAACAACCTGGAGGTGAAGCTGAAGGGGTCAGCACCCTCAGACATGCTG GATAGTCTCACTACCATCCCAGAACTCAAGGACCATCTCCGAATCTTCCG GCCCCGGAAGCTGACCCTGAAGGGCTACCGCCAGTACTGGGTGGTATTCAAGGACACCACACTGTCCTACTATAAGAGCCAAGATGAAGCACCGGGGGACCCTACCCAGCAGCTCAACCTTAAGG GCTGTGAGGTGGTCCCTGATGTCAATGTCTCTGGTCAGAAGTTCTGCATCAAACTCCTTGTACCCTCACCAGAGGGCATGAGTGAGATCTACCTGAGGTGCCAGGAT GAACAGCAGTACGCACAGTGGATGGCTGCCTGCCGACTGGCCTCCAAGGGCCGCACCATGGCGGACAGCAGCTATGCCAGCGAGGTGCAGGCCATTCTGGCCTTCCTCAGCCTGCAGCGGGCAGGTGGTAGCAATGGCGGCTCAGGGAACAAACCCCAAGGTCCTGAAGCCTCTGCTGAGGGCCTTAACCCCTATGGCCTCGTGGCTCCTCGGTTCCAGcgaaagttcaaggccaagcag CTCACCCCAAGGATCCTGGAAGCTCACCAGAACGTAGCCCAACTCTCACTGACCGAGGCCCAGCTGCGATTTATCCAGGCCTGGCAATCCTTGCCCGACTTTGGCATCTCCTATGTGATGGTCAG GTTCAAGGGCAGCAGGAAAGATGAGATCCTAGGCATTGCCAACAACAGACTCATCCGCATTGATCTGGCCGTGGGTGATGTGGTCAAGACCTGGCGCTTCAGCAACATGCGGCAATGGAACGTCAACTGGGACATACGGCAG GTGGCCATTGAGTTCGATGAACACATCAATGTGGCCTTCAGCTGTGTGTCTGCTAGCTGCCGCATCGTGCACGAGTACATCGGGGGCTACATCTTCCTGTCCACCCGAGAGCGGGCCCGAGGGGAAGAGCTGGATGAGGATCTGTTCCTGCAGCTTACGGGAGGCCACGAGGCCTTCTGA